The following DNA comes from Nicotiana sylvestris chromosome 10, ASM39365v2, whole genome shotgun sequence.
cgtaatttcagcatacggggctgaagtaacaaaggcaatcacgcaaaacttcagcattctagtagacgagcctgaagtagcaagtTTGCTGAACcaaatgtgctgaagtttttgtttgtaattgctaaacttaagcatagtagctgatattttgttctctatttgctgaagtttttgtttgtaattgcactaaataagctgaagtttttttgtcctggattcattagttttgtcaatTAAGCTTTTTCacaaacttcagcagaagatgctgaagttatttagttcatttataaaaatttcagcactaaataagctaaagttttttttgtcctggataagctttttcaaaacttcagcagaagatgctgaagttatttagttcatttataaaaatttcagcactaaataagataaagtctttttgtcctggataagctttttcaaaaactttagcagaagatgctgaagttatttagttcatttgtaaaaaattAAGCACaaaaagttgaagttttttttgtcctgcattcattaattttgtcataaagccttttcaaaaacttcagcagaagatgctgaagttatttagttcatttgtaaaaacttcagcactatataagctgaaatttttgaaaaggctttctaacatactagataaataatcagattgccaacagtatctaaatcataaattttggaaacaataagcgtgaaaagaacagaattatcattgtctactaacttacgtacgtggaaatatttacaaattattgtctactaactcacgtaattatttataatttatttttaaataatctgataaacatatttatggcaatcatcccatgaactgaagtttcatagcagcaccaacaacaacataaggaagaaggaggagaaggagggggAGGAGGAAgaggggctgaagttgtttaaaaagtgagtacaagttgaaaaaaataaaaaaaaatgggtataggttaaatgagggcgaccaaatagggcatcccgtgcaatttttacgtcATGGTCAAGGGCGGATttaggtaaaaatagcacgggctagccagttttcggattggtcattgaaaaatagtcagtgtttgcaaagtcattagaaaatagccactattttgctacaacacggaaagctccagcataatatactagagattggtgcacctgtgtatgaacttccagtataatatactggagattggagcacttgtgtatgaacttccagcatattatgttggaccagtatattatgccGGAAGTCCAGTATATGATACTCGAACTCCAGTATATCATACTGGAAGTCAAGTAAATTATActagaactctagtatattatgctgaaattttttttttcgaattttaaacagtgttttcgttcagatttatctttacatgaaaaatggctaaatttcgattactttaaaactgtggctatttttcaattaccacttataaatctggctattttttaatttcagcCGGATTTAAGGGCAGAAGTGTTGGGTTTTTTAAGCTTGGTTTAGCTTAAAAGATGGTGAATGGAAAATAgaggaaaaatgaaatatttgagtttccctCCTTAACAAAGGgatattgtcccatattggaggaCGAAAAGACTTTTGAtaggtatatatacaattgctcttcttctagctcttaaaaagTTAAGAAGAAGACAAGTCTCGCACCGTCGTCCTCGTCGCTCATCTTCGGCTTTGGTCaaatcgattgattgattaatttttcagaccaaatttatttgttaatattaaGATTAacataatattattttaatccaaATTAGCCATTTTTGTAACGGTAAATTAATTTTCCCCCGCGTTTTGATTTCCTATTTTGTTTTACGTAAGTAGCCATTTATGTGATAGTCGTTCTTACGCAAACAGTCACAACAGTcactctgaagagttgcacctcttcatttaAACCCAACCTGCTGGCTATAAATAGCAGACCATTCCCTCAGATTTTCCTTACGAAATTTCTGAATTCTCATCTTCCTTTCTGCATTGTTTTCTTACAAAACAAACaacgtaagtgtgatttgctgccgccatttgtgttcgttgaaacactggggtttgaagtaccgctataCCAATGTATAATCCATTCTATCCTGGGGTGAAATAATCCACAACCTTAgatactaggaggggattaagttTCTTAAGGAAACATTGTGAATTCAGCGGGCTCGGATTAAATTCTGTTTCTTCTACATTTTCGTTTATATGTTATTTTTCTTCTCCGGAATTATTTTGCGAATACAGTATACTAACAAGAAGGGGTTCACCCGAACCTCCTCCGCCGAAAAATTACATTGTGAAGATTAGACAAAACCTATTTTTTAcctttatatattatattttgaatcccCTTGACATAGCCCAAAAGCATAGCTTAATGGGTACGTGGGTTCAAAACCTTTATAAGGTCGATGGTTCAATTCTTAGTAGCAACAatcttttttaactttttttattttttgaatgtcGTTAGCGAAAATCCTGTCTCCACCACGTCATGGTCACTATTACAGAGTCAGTTGGTTTATGTTTCTCGTGTAAAAACAAACTACTTGTATCAAAtaaattatccttttaaaacattAAACTCTATCAGAGATAGATGGACACTGAATCAtcttattttcagaaattattagaAAGTACTTCGTGTTTTCAAGGTCTATGTTTGTATATTACTCAATATTTTTCCGTTTAATTTTGATATAAAACAATATTTTACTAATTATTCAAACATAATTAATTTTGTGATCAAGGATACAAAAGGATAATCTTGTCTGAATGGTTTTTAAAGTCTCGGAGTTTGTAGGAACATTTTGATGAATCATTGGATATCAAGGATGAGTTAGTGCAAAAATTTCGtaacaaataataacaattacgtCCCCCTGCCTAAAGATTGTAAGAAACAAAATGAATACTCCAATATTTTAATTTCAAAATACGTTGTAGAACATCTTAAAAGATAAAAAGCATTGTGATCTCTTCATGTACAAGGTAAGTTTTGTCTATCCAGGAAAACTTGTGAACAATTTGTACCAAACTTATGACTTACACAACATAACTTGTGAAAGTTTAATTTTACATTCTTCACCCGCTTGTGAAAGTTATGATCCGTGatgctattttttataatttttttatagttaaaatagcacgggctagccagttttcggactggtcattcaaaaatagtcagcgtttgtaaagtcattgaaaaatagccattattttggtgcaatacggaaagtttcagcataatatattggagatcggtacacctgtgtatgaacttccagcatattatgttggaactccaacacgcggaaagttccagtataatactagagattggagcatcggtgctccaatctccagtatattatgctggaccggtatattatactacAGTTCCAGTATAAATATTTTGGAACTCATGTATATTGTATTGAagtattttttctgattttgaacagtattttcgttcagatttatcattacatgaaaagtggataaatttcgattacttttgaaactatgactatttttgaatgaccacttgtaaatttggctatttttgaatttctccaaaATGGGAATAAAATTTAAACAACAGCCTTAATGATCCTATTCATGCAAATCCTCCCATTTTGCGGGCGTAGTGCACCAGTAGCCACTTTTAAAACAGTAGTTTTGGATATATCCATAATTTACAATATAATTATAATTAAAGATTAGCCAATTCACCAAAACTTCGGGACTAAGTATTCTGAATTTTTGTATCTTGAatttttgagctgctaatttGGAATTCAGGACTTAGTGTCCTAAATTCTTGAGCTGCTAATGTACAATTCAGGATTAAGTGTCCTGAatttttgagctgctaatttAAAATTTAGGACATAAAGATTCGAATTTTTGGACACAATTTTTGAACTTCAGGACACGATATCCTGAAATTTGGACTTTGAGGTTTAAATCCCAGGACGCCGGTCTTGAAGTTTGAGAGAATTGgctaatctttaaatatattataaattgtgaatatattttaaacaacatGCTTAGTGGTGTCATTTCTACCTTTTTAGCGGATCTCAATAATTGGGCTATGAGCAGCAATTTGGGCTCCAAGAAACAACCCGAGCCCAAAACAGATGTCAATAGAAGAAGGCCATATTCTCCTGTGGAATGAGGACGCAACCTTTTTTCCATATTCCAGTTTATTTGCTGTCTTCTTTCTGTTCCATATTTCTGGTAAAACTCATCGGTTTCCACCCACCTTCACTTCAGATTCCAGGTACGTTTCTTTTACTTCTTCTCCTTATTCTCTTTATTCTTTTCCCATATCAAGAAACTGATTTTCTCGGTTCCatgctttctattttattttctttaaaggTGGCAATATTCAATATGTATTGCTTATTGGGTTTCTATCGAgattgaatttttcttttttgtgtatTTTAATCTCATGATTAAGTTATCATTTGATAATCTGCTTTTCTGTCATGGGTTAAATTGGGATTTTAGTAATGACTCAAATTTGACTATGAAAAATTGAAATGATTGATTTGGTGCTTAAATTGATGTGGATTACTGAATCTATGCATTACATTTCATGTTTCTTGAACTGGCAATTTATAACATAGTTTTCCCCTTCTTTTGCTTCTCTTGCATGTTTATTAGCTTGGCTCCTTGATATAGTATAATCTGTGTAAATTGATatcttgaaaaaagaaaaaaactgatAAATAAGCTTGAAATCGTGAAATTTATAATCAATTCAGCTGTGTAAAACTGTTGTTTTTGTATGGTATCTGGCCAACGTATCAAACTAGAAACTGACATGTAGACTAATAGGAATATCTAAATTATTTCCGTCTTAATttgtttttcttcctttttctctgaAAGAACTCTTTCTTTTCTTGGTCATGAGCAGTGATTCAACTCTTCAGTTTATTGTGTATTGATTAAGTCGATTGGATATCCATTGATGTTGGATTTAAGTATGTACACTGGTGGCCCCTAGGGCTTTGGTGTAGCGGTAAGAGCGCAACGCGTGATGTGTGGGTTAGGCACGTCAAGGGCCTTGCAGACATAAGTGTGGTAtgtaagtggagaagggtagggggaggggggagggtcCATTATCCATTGTAATTTGATCTGGGTGCCACTAGCCCTCGATCTTTTCTAAATTATCCcctgaaaaaagaagaagtttgtagACTCAAGCACCCAAGAGTGCGGCTTAGTGGTTAATGAAGTGAGTTGAGAACATGAGCTCTCAGGTTTAAATCCCAACGGAGGCAAAAAAACGTTAGGTGATTTCTTTCCATTTGTCCAAACTTTGGTGGACAAAATTTACCTTTGGTGGTGGGAGGTAGTAGGTATCCGGCGGAATTAGACGAGGTGCGCACAAGCTGGCACGGACACCACGTGCCACCACAGTTAAAAAAACAAAAAGTTTGTAGAATGAAATTGGTTTATGTAATCTATGATCCTTTAAGCATTTATGTAGAGCTACCACAGTATGTGGTATCTTGGAAGAACACGCAACATGGGTGTGTTAGCCATAAATTCGATTAAAGATCAAAAGCATTTATACGGAGCTTTATGTTATCCAGGGCAGTGGATTGGTATGTACAACTGTTGGTTTTGCATTTGTTACCTCGGACTACATATGCTTTTAGATTCTTTTGTTCTTGATCCTTTAAGAGCATTTATATTGAGCTTTATGTTATCCTGGCACTATGTTGTCGACTTTTGGTTTTGCATTTGTTACCTAAGATTTCATATACAATGATTCTTGATTTATTGATTTTACATTCATTTATTTGTTAATGCTTACCTCTGTTTACTGTCATTTTCTGATTTGTGGAACAATCGAAACTTTTTGCATTCAGTTTAGATTTATTTAAGAGAATACCTTGAATTTCAAAATTTAACTGGAAGATGCCCAATATTTTGGCTTTGCTTGTCATGGAATCCATTAAAATGTTTCAAGCAAAGAGTTCTCGATCCAGAAGAGCAGCGAGCAGCTGTGTCTGCTTGACTTAGCTATGGCCTATGGGTGATAATAAACCAGTTATATTTTTGCAGAGACAAGTGTGCAATATGTCAAACCCAAGCGCAGATGAAAGTGTGAAGGAACCAAACGTTATTAATGATCATCCTAAAGGTGAAGAAAATGATGACCTTGCAGAAGATCCAAAGGGTTCAGAAGTAGAAGAAAGCCAAGTTCCATCTCAAGAGGAGGAGGTACATATTGGCATTTGCGGTTTCTACACTTAATTGGTTCCATTTGCTCAAAGCTTTTACAATACTAATCAATACTGAAGCTTATGTTAAAGCGACAGCGATTAGGGAATACAAGTTTGCACCAAAagttttttgttaaaaaaaatctCTGTCTACTTTGTTCTTTCATTTGCAGCTCAGAGCTTTTATAATACTAGTCAATCATGAAGCATACATTAAAATGATAGGGATAAAGTATATTTTTGCACCGAAAGTTTTTCTAGACTGATCCCTATTTATTTCCAGTATTTGGAGCTCAAACCATTTAAAATGCCAGCCACTGATGCAGCATATTTTAAAGTGATATAGGATGGAGGAATACATTTTTGCATCCGAATATCTTTTGGAACAATCCCCATATATTATGTTTCTTTTTCCAGTGCCATAAAACCGTGTGAATGAAATTGTGTTCATAAGACTAGTATCCATCTATAAGCCTATAAGGGTATTTGAGGAAGATTCTGTAGGTCATGAACGGTTTAGGAAAGTGACTTCGAAATTTGATTAACTGCAAAAATGTTGAAACATTTACAGTACTTCCGTCAACTTTTCCTTAAGATTCGGGGCATAAATCCTTTCCTTGTTAATATATCCAGGAGGAACTGAAGAAAAAGTATGGTGGCTTGGTGAAAAAGAAACCTCCATTGATATCTAAGGTGATTATTTTAAGTTTTAGTTCAACTTTTGgtatctcaaattctttcttctttgtaTTTTAAGTTTTTCTTCAATATTTGTCCTAATTGAATTCTCTATCAACCTGTTTTACATTTTCAAGGACCATGAACGTGCTTTCTTCGATTCTGCTGACTGGGCATTAGGAAAGGTACACAGCTCTAGCCTAACTTTTGGCTATTCAATCTTTAGCTAAAGCTCAATGCTGAAGTTTGATCGTCTTATACCATGTTCTTTTCGTTTGCAGCAAGGAGGACAGAAGCCCAAAACGCCTGCTGAGGCACTTCGCCCAAAATTGGAGGTGCGTTACCCTGTTACTCTGGAAATACATTCCCAATTTCATTGTTGGTTTGAATACACACTTGGTTTTTTTTCTGCCTTTGTCATTTTTTAGAGTTTAGATTCGTTAGATTACAACTTAGACTGGAATTAAACAAACCAATGGTCAACTCACTCCAAAACTTTTGTATCTAGCCTTGAGAAACGATGTGTTGACGAGCATTTGATTTCCTGACTATTTGTTTCAGTAGGAGAAGTTGTATCTTCCTTTATATATTCGAACTAAATCCTGAAGTAGACATAGATAAGGAAGTTAAATCCAACCACAAGATGGCTACAGAAACTTGTCTTATAGATAGCAACAGAAAAAAATGACAAATACAAACACACACCCTGCTCCAAGTTGCTGCATGCTCAATTTGTATTCGACTAATCACAAAAAGATTGCATTACTTATGTATTCTTTGATAACAGCCTACGCCACACCAGCAACTTCGTACTCGGCTCTCAGCTTCTTCTCTGACAGATGCCGGTGAAGGTATGTACATAAAATCCATTTCCTGTATTGCATTCTTACTGGAACTAAACTCGAGTCCTTTGTCTCTTTCCTTCTCCGTTTAAAATCTGGCTGCAGATGGTAGCAACAACGGCTCTGACCAGCTAGATGACCAGAGCGGAACATCAGCAGCCGATGATGAGAATAATTCTTAGAATCAGAAGCACCAAAGCCGAGACATTTGGAGCAGCCTCATCATAGATTCCTGCTGAACTAACTGAAAGTGGTGTTGTAAATCTGGCTAGATACTTAATAGaggtaaaaaagaagaaaagaaagaataaatgCTCTCATGGCAAAATTTTGTACTGAGTTTTAGAGTTGTGGTCCTATACTAAGCTGATTTGCTTGCATAAAATTCAGAAAACTACGTGCAAGTTCTTTTCACAAGAATGATCATTTCTCATCTGCCTATGCTATTCTCAAAATGGTGATGTATTATACTTTTTGGTGGCAAAATTCTAGATCATCATGGTAATGAATGTTGAGACcatacatatttttttttggcaGTATTAATGTTTGTCACTTTTCAGTACATTATACTGCACTTCATACTTACGAAATGGCAAAGCCAGGAATTTCCCaaggtgttcaaacttgaaagaagtaaaataaaaaatttccgACAAAaagtgttcaatatatgttatatacctctaaaacctaatattttacctatatatacgTAATATAATTTTTCAACCCCGGTTTACGATCTCGTGCCTACTGCTACATATTTTGCCAACATCTTTTAACCCAAAAGAGTGTATGTTCCTGTGACCCTAGAACTTGTTGCTAGTGACAGAAGGTTCTATCAGCTTAAAAAAGGTAACATAATCTGAAACACCTGATTTTTTATTTGCTTGCCTCAAAGCTCAAACAAATGGCTGAAACTCAAGACAATTGTGTCTCCAAACGATCAAGGCACACACTCAGAAAAAAATCGTTGATTCAACAGTGCAACTACAGTCAGATTGCTGGAATTGAATTGATCGCAATATGGTTATTACTTTCTAGAAGCCTTAGCTGCTTGTAAATGCGCCAAAGAAAATTCACATTTCTTTGAAAACTAGACAGAAACTTTTTGCagctctcttcttttttcttttttgttatggCGAGCTGTCTCATCAATTTGAGTAGTCATTAGTTCCAGATATGGGTGGCAAACGGACGGGTCGGATCGGATATGGGACGGGACTAAACCGAATAATGCAAAAAAACGGATAATTTATCCAACCCATATTTAACACGGATAAAAAATggattaaccggcggataatatggttatccatattatccatggcttcttgaatatgatcacttttagaAGAATCTCTAGTCTCCAAAACTTGAGAAACCCCCAATTTAAAGTTTCAAAATGcaaaagttaaactcattagttatccattggttatccagtttctaagtggataatatagttcttatccatatttgacccatttttaaaatgttcattatccaacccatttttaatggataatatgggtggataaTTGTTTTCTTTTATCCATTTGCCACCACCAGAGACAGAACAATCAATTGCTGCATGCTTGTGTGCTAGCAGACTTTTCACCAATTTGAGATAGGGTGAAACATCACATCTTTGTGGCAAAAATGCACACACTGCTCTACCAAGCAGATCGTCCCAGATAGAATTTTAACACCACATGCAAACAACAAACTAATAATAATTTTCTTATTGGGGCATGAATTCCAGAAAACATAAGAAATTAGGTCCGCTTTGAAATTACAGGGTAGAGTTCTAAATTAGCACCGGGAAGCAAAAAGAAGGCAACAAATAAATCCATATCATACAACAAACCCCGTTTTTCGCCACACACAATCCATGCTCCCAGAGAATAAATAATAGCTAATGAAAGAATACACTTTAGACATGAAATCCCAGTTATTCTAATAGCTGTAAAGCCACCACAACCCAGATATGAGCTTCATATAAAGCCCTAAAAAGGCAAAAAGAAATAGTTGGTAATACATGCGATATGGTTCCATATCATAACTTACACTGGTCTAATCAAAATGTCCTGTTCTTTCATCAAAAGAAATATCCCTTTGTTGTAATGGGCTAAGACGCCTCTCTTGCTAGTGTAAGGTGGCGTTAACTGGCTAAGCACGATACCACCGGCTTCTTTTCTCCTCAAATATTTGACATTTGTATGTGTATGTTTTCTACCAAAAATCTTAAAATCTGTCTCACGTTGAATTCTTGCTCTCTCTAGTTTCCAGATCAATGAAAAAATTAGCAATTGCAAGAGAGAAAATTACTTACCTTATAGGAATTTAGCATGAGAACTAAATTATCTATCGATCCTGCAGAATAAATTACACAAAATAATCAGACATGAAATTGTGATGAACATCATCATTTCCTTCAGGCCAAAAGAGCAAAAATATTAACAAGATAAAGACACACACACTTATCACATACATGTCTGAAAGCATATTCACGCCTACTCACCAACCTGAAAAGGAATAAAAAGTACCTTTTTACCCTGGAGAAGCAAGATAAGAAAATTAACACAGCTTCGATAGAAATCTGCCTTCTCAGAACATATTATAACATGCAAAGTTGAACATGAATTTTGAGCATAATTACCTATAGATTGATCTCTTAAAAGCTCTTAGATACGTGTAAGCAACTAATAAGGGCTTCATTCACAAGGATTGAACCCAACAGTGGGAATCATGCCAAACTACGCGAGATTACTACAAGCAAAAGCAGACAAGGGATTCATAAGTATGAGATGACTGATTACATTTTACCTCCTGAAATGCGGAAACCTGACTTTCTTGAACTTTGGTTCAATAATTGAAAAGCTGTcaagaaaacatgaaaaatttGATGCAAGAGAAAATGATAGAATGTTCAATCCTGTAGCAAAACTGGTCAATAGTAAAAAAAAATGATACCACCACTTCACAAAAGTtttacaaaacacaaaacaaacaaaaaaataaaggAGAACTATCATGACTTAGTCTGCTACACAGATCCACTAAAGCAGAGGTATTATTGGATACAAGGCCTTCAATGGCCAAGAAGCATCGTTTCATACAATATCTGCGCTGGTAACACCTAAGAACAGAAATACTAAGGAACGGATGGCCATAAGTTACTCTATCTTGTTCGTCTGGTCTTCTGTTCTTAGGCTGGATGCATCATCAAAAGGGGCAATAGGCTGGAATCAGGCATCGAAGATTGTAGCTGTTTAAATGGCAAGTGGGAAATGGCAAAGTAAAGAAAGAGTATTAGTGACAGCACAGGCTTCAGGCTAGTTGACGTTAGCAATAGGAAGATGTGCTTGAGGTTATAGTGAAGTACAGATAGAGAATCCAATTGACTATGAATGAgacagaaaaaaaaggagaaaattatGTACCTCCATGTGCTCAACCTAGTATCCATAAGATTTACcataggcagaagagttatggtTGGAAACCCTGGTAAaactaaaaaaagtaaataaCAAAAGCTTTTTATAGAAAGTGAAAGatgctgtaacaactataggcaGGAAAGATATCTTGGATGCCAAAGCATGTAATCAAAGAATGCTTTACCCTGCACTACTAGATCGCCCAGAGGAATAAACGCCATATGGTGCATAACCACCTCCACCACCAACCTGAAAAGATGAATTTAGATCTACTAATCCAACATATTTTGCTATACAAAGATAACACCAAATAGATAGAAATACAGAAAATCATCAATGAAAATAAGAACAGAACAAGATAATCTGACGTGTATCTGTAAAAATGAGATAAAGCCAAA
Coding sequences within:
- the LOC104213135 gene encoding uncharacterized protein, which codes for MSNPSADESVKEPNVINDHPKGEENDDLAEDPKGSEVEESQVPSQEEEEELKKKYGGLVKKKPPLISKDHERAFFDSADWALGKQGGQKPKTPAEALRPKLEPTPHQQLRTRLSASSLTDAGEDGSNNGSDQLDDQSGTSAADDENNS